The Streptomyces sp. NBC_00286 nucleotide sequence AAGCTGACCGGGCGGCTGGGCTGCTGCCTCGCTTCCTCGGGCCCCGGCGCGCTGCGTCTCCTCAGCGGCCTGTACGACGCGGCACTCGACCGCCGGCCGGTGGTGGCCGTGGTCGGCCAGGAAGCACCATCCGGCGGCGGCCGACGGCCGTCCATCCATGCGACCCACCACTTCGCCGAGGCATCCGTGTACTGCGAGCTGGTCTCCAACCCGGCTCTGGTGGGGAGCGCGCTGGACCGTGCCGTTCGAGCGGCGCTGTCCGAGCGAGGAGTGGCCACGCTGGTCGTTCCCCGTTCAGTTCTGGAAGCCCAGGCGCCCCGAGCACCGCGCGGGAACGAAGAGGTGCCCGTCCCCGCGCGCCACCGCCCGTCGGTGTGGTCGCCGGAGAAGCGGGACGTACACCAGGCGGCCGACGTCCTGAACGCGGGCCGCAGGGTGGCGGTCGTCGTCGGGCCGGGTGCTGCGGACGCATCCGGCCAGGTCGTGGGCGTTGCCGAGCTGCTTGCCGCCGGCGTCGCCAAGACATACCTGGCCCGCGACGTCCTCCCGGACGACCTGCCTTACGTCGCCGGCGTGGCGGGTCCGTACGGCAGTGTGATCGCCGCCGCCCTGCTCCGCGACTGCGACACCTTGCTGCTGGTCGGGGCGGAGGACTTCGACACCGCTCTGGTGCCCGAGTCCGGTGCGCGCAGGGTCGTCACCGTCGACGTGGACGCCGAGGCCTCTCCGGTGGGCCGTGAGGCGTCCCCTGCCGCGCGGGTGACAGGCGATGTGGCCGCGGCACTGGAGATGCTCATCCCCCTGCTGCACCGCACATCCGGCCGCAGATGGCGCACGAACGTCGAGCGCGCGATCCGGGAATGGCGAGCCGATGGCCATGCGAAAGCCCACCGGTTCTTCGGCATGGCGATCAACCCCCGCTCCGTGGTCACCGAGCTGTCCGCGCGGCTGCCGGACCGCGCCGTCGTCGTCACCGACTCGGGTTCCGCTCTGGACTGGTGGACCCGGCACCTGGAGCTGCGCAGCGGAATGCGCACGACCCTGTCGGGACGCCTGGCCACGCCCGGAGCGGCCGTGCCTTACGCCGTCGCCGCCCGTCTGGCGTTTCCCGAACGCCCGGTGATCGCCCTGGTCGGCGACGGAGCCCTGCAAGCAGGCGGCATGAACGAGCTGATCACCGTGCGGCGGCACCTGGAACGACTCGCCGGCCTCCCACCGACGATCTTCTGCGTCTTCAACAACGAGGACCTCAGCCGGCTGACCTGGGAGCGTCGGAAAGAGGCCGGGAACCCGCGTATCCCGGCGACCGGCGAGGTCCCCGCCGTGTCATACACCCAGTACGCCCGGCTGCTCGGCTTGCCCGGTGTCCGCTGTGACCGGCAGGGTCAGGTGGGTGCCGTCTGGGAGGGCGCGCTGGCCGGGCAGGGGCCGATGCTGCTGGAGTTCATGGTGGACGGGGACACGCCGCCGGACTGGGCAGATTTCCGCGGCTCGGCGGGTGCGCGGGGCCCGTCACTCACGCACCGTGCCGGTGGCTCCTTGCGGCGGAGGATCACCGCGTCGATCGGTGGCCTGTTCGGCCTGACCTGAGCCCGTTGGGGCGCCGGTACGTCGGGCAGGGCAGCCACCGCGGCACATACCAGGGAGTGGGCCTCACCTTCTCGATGAGCAGGAAACGGCCGGCGAGCGTCATGAGCCGGTGACCGCCAGGACGAGGCTCCTCACCCCGCAATCCGCGGATGGGGCATGTGGTAATCCGCGGATGAGGCATGCGCATGAAGGCAGTTGTGTGGCACGGAGTCGGGGACATCCGTCTCGAAAGCGTGCCGGAGCCGAAGATCCAGGACCCGTACGACGCGATCATGCGGATCACGACCTCCGCCATATGCGGCACCGACCTGCTTTTCGTTCCCGGCACGATGTCCGGCCTGCGCGAGGGCCGCATCCTCGGGCACGAGGCTGTCGGCGTCGTAGTGGACGTCGGTTGCGGATCATCGTGGTCGACGGTGTGGCGGACCGGCTGGATGTGGCCCGCGACCGGCACGCCGAGACCATCGACTTCAACGCCGAAGACCCCGTCGAGGCGGTGCGCGAACTGACCGGCGGTATCGGTGTCGACCGCGTCATCGACGCGGTGGGCGTGGACGCCGCTGTGGCCCGGCTCGGTGTACCGGTCCGGCTCAGCAGGCCGTTGGTGGCGCGGCGAACGAAGCAGGGGCGTGTCAGCGAAGGAGAGGTCCTGTGACGAGGGGGAGGACTGCGCCGCCGGCGATGCCGAGGACGAGGGAGACCGAAGCAGCGGTGTAGGCCGTGGCGGCAGCCCAGCGGCCGAGTGCGGCGTGGGCTTCGGTGGGTGCGGGATCGGTGGTGGTGAAGAGGGGGGCGAGCCAGCGCAGGTAGTAGAAGAGGGAGGCGACGGTGTTGGCGACGGCGAGGGCGGTCAGCCAGGTGTAGCCGCCGTCGACGGCGGCGCTGAAGATCTCCAGCTTGCCGAGGAAGACGCCGGTGGGCGGGGTGCCGACCAGGCCCAGCAGGCACACGACCAGGACGGCGCCGAGACCGGGGTGGCGGCGGGCGAGGCCGCGGTAGTCGTCGAGGTCGCGGGCGTGCGGGAGTTCGGTCACGACGGCGAACGCGCCGAGATTGGTGGCGGCGTAAGCGGCGAGATAGAACAGCAGGCTCTTTTGGGCGAGGTCGGTGCGGGTGGCGACGGCCAGGGCCATCAGGAGGTAGCCGACCTGGCTGATGGTGGAGTACGCGAGCAAGCGTTTGACGGAGTTCTGGAAGAACGCGGCCAGGTTGCCCAGCGTCATCGTGACTGCGGCGATGACGGCCAGCAGCAGAGGCCAGTTGACGTCACTGTCGGGCAGGGCCTGGTGCAGCAGGCGATAGCCGGCGATCAGGCCGCCGATCTTGGGCAGGGTCGTGACGTAGGCGCCGACGGGGGTGCGCGCGCCCTCGGTGACGTCGGGGACCCAGAAGTGCGCCGGGACCGCCCCGGCCTTGAGCAGCAGGCCGGCCAGGACGCCGATGAGCCCGACGGCGACAAGTCCGTAGGCGGCGGTGGGCAGCGCCCTGTGCAGTTCGCGGTAGAGGGTGGCGTGGCCGGCCGCGTAGAGGAGAGCCGTGCCGGCGAGCATGGTGGTGCCGAGCAGGACGCCCATCAGGTAGTACTTCAGGGCTGCCTCGGTGCCGCGTTCGTCCTTGGCGAAGGCTGTGAGCGCGTAGCCGGGGATGCTCGCGAGCAGGTAGGCGGCGAAGAGCGTCAGCAGATCGTTCGCGCCGATCAGGACAAGGGTGCCGGCTCCGGTCAGCAGGAGCAGCACCCAGTACTCGGCCTCACGTTTGTGACCGCGGACGGTTTCCACGGACATGGCGATGATCAGCAGCAGGGCACCCAGAACGATCAGGCGGCCGACGTCGGTGGCCGCATCGACGGCGAACGCGTGGGAGAAGACGGTCTGTTCGCGGCCGGTGGCCATGGTGATGCCGGTGGCGACCAGGCCGGCCACGCAGGCGGCGGCCGCCAGCACCGCGACGGTCCACTGACGGCGGCGGGGCAGCCAGGCACCGGCGAGCAGGCCGATGACGGCGGCGCCGAGCAGGGAGAGTTCGGGGACGAGGGCGGCGAGGTTCTCGTTCATCGGGCCACCAGTCCGGTAACCGTGCGGCTGGCCGGTTCGATGACGTCCAGCAGCCAGCGCGGCGCGACGCCGATCACCAGCGCGACCGCCAGCAGCGCCACCGTGGAGACGGTCTCGGTGCCCTTGAGGTCGCCGACGCCGCCGGTGGGGGCGGTCTGCGGCAGGCGCGGGATGCCGAGGAACATGGAGCGCAAGGCGCGCAGGAACAGGGCAGCAGTGATCAGGATGCCGGTCAGGGCGATGGCGGTGGCGATCGTCTGGGAAGCCAGGGCGCCGGTGAAGATCTGGAACTCGGCGATGAACCCGGAGAAGCCGGGAATGC carries:
- a CDS encoding thiamine pyrophosphate-binding protein is translated as MASVSEFVAARLRAWGVDRVFGFPGRDVDALVTALTGRRKTPEFVHVRHEESAALMACAHAKLTGRLGCCLASSGPGALRLLSGLYDAALDRRPVVAVVGQEAPSGGGRRPSIHATHHFAEASVYCELVSNPALVGSALDRAVRAALSERGVATLVVPRSVLEAQAPRAPRGNEEVPVPARHRPSVWSPEKRDVHQAADVLNAGRRVAVVVGPGAADASGQVVGVAELLAAGVAKTYLARDVLPDDLPYVAGVAGPYGSVIAAALLRDCDTLLLVGAEDFDTALVPESGARRVVTVDVDAEASPVGREASPAARVTGDVAAALEMLIPLLHRTSGRRWRTNVERAIREWRADGHAKAHRFFGMAINPRSVVTELSARLPDRAVVVTDSGSALDWWTRHLELRSGMRTTLSGRLATPGAAVPYAVAARLAFPERPVIALVGDGALQAGGMNELITVRRHLERLAGLPPTIFCVFNNEDLSRLTWERRKEAGNPRIPATGEVPAVSYTQYARLLGLPGVRCDRQGQVGAVWEGALAGQGPMLLEFMVDGDTPPDWADFRGSAGARGPSLTHRAGGSLRRRITASIGGLFGLT
- a CDS encoding alcohol dehydrogenase catalytic domain-containing protein — translated: MRITTSAICGTDLLFVPGTMSGLREGRILGHEAVGVVVDVGCGSSWSTVWRTGWMWPATGTPRPSTSTPKTPSRRCAN
- a CDS encoding zinc-binding dehydrogenase; protein product: MRIIVVDGVADRLDVARDRHAETIDFNAEDPVEAVRELTGGIGVDRVIDAVGVDAAVARLGVPVRLSRPLVARRTKQGRVSEGEVL
- a CDS encoding NADH-quinone oxidoreductase subunit N — protein: MNENLAALVPELSLLGAAVIGLLAGAWLPRRRQWTVAVLAAAACVAGLVATGITMATGREQTVFSHAFAVDAATDVGRLIVLGALLLIIAMSVETVRGHKREAEYWVLLLLTGAGTLVLIGANDLLTLFAAYLLASIPGYALTAFAKDERGTEAALKYYLMGVLLGTTMLAGTALLYAAGHATLYRELHRALPTAAYGLVAVGLIGVLAGLLLKAGAVPAHFWVPDVTEGARTPVGAYVTTLPKIGGLIAGYRLLHQALPDSDVNWPLLLAVIAAVTMTLGNLAAFFQNSVKRLLAYSTISQVGYLLMALAVATRTDLAQKSLLFYLAAYAATNLGAFAVVTELPHARDLDDYRGLARRHPGLGAVLVVCLLGLVGTPPTGVFLGKLEIFSAAVDGGYTWLTALAVANTVASLFYYLRWLAPLFTTTDPAPTEAHAALGRWAAATAYTAASVSLVLGIAGGAVLPLVTGPLLR